In the Lysinibacillus sp. PLM2 genome, one interval contains:
- a CDS encoding methyltransferase, translating into MAKLSKREFSISYMKENETLFQCPICKTNMVVQENGNITCEQNHSFDIAKQGYVNFMTKAVHSMYSKELFQSRYEIIQSGLYNPVHEKIANLVDSNVQSILDTGCGEGTHLAKICEKLHPQVVSLGIDISKEGIFTAAKHYERQIWCVGDLANSPFQAQSIDYILNFLSPANYNEFKRILKPNGKVIKVVPQASYLQQLRELAFAKSEKEQYSNEQTVSLFKDQFSNVHIERITYNQPLEHHLLPKLLEMTPLGWHIENNEDVAINEITIDLDILIGEF; encoded by the coding sequence ATGGCGAAACTTTCTAAAAGAGAATTCAGCATTTCTTATATGAAGGAAAATGAAACCCTATTTCAATGTCCAATATGTAAAACGAATATGGTGGTTCAAGAAAATGGAAACATTACTTGTGAACAAAACCATTCCTTCGATATAGCGAAACAAGGGTATGTAAACTTTATGACTAAAGCGGTTCATTCAATGTATAGCAAAGAGTTATTTCAATCTCGTTATGAAATTATTCAAAGTGGACTATACAATCCTGTACATGAAAAAATCGCAAATCTAGTCGATTCTAATGTACAATCAATACTAGACACCGGCTGTGGTGAAGGAACACACTTGGCAAAAATTTGTGAAAAGCTACATCCACAGGTTGTATCCCTTGGTATTGATATATCAAAAGAAGGAATCTTTACCGCTGCGAAACATTATGAGCGTCAAATTTGGTGTGTTGGTGATCTTGCCAATAGCCCATTTCAGGCACAATCAATTGATTATATTTTAAATTTCCTATCTCCAGCTAATTACAATGAATTTAAAAGAATATTAAAGCCAAATGGGAAGGTTATCAAAGTGGTACCACAAGCAAGTTACTTGCAGCAGTTAAGAGAGCTGGCATTTGCCAAATCTGAAAAAGAGCAATATTCGAATGAACAAACGGTTTCATTATTTAAAGATCAATTTTCAAATGTTCATATCGAACGAATCACATATAATCAGCCGTTAGAACATCACTTACTACCGAAACTGCTGGAAATGACTCCATTAGGTTGGCATATAGAAAATAATGAAGACGTAGCAATAAATGAAATTACCATCGATTTAGATATATTAATTGGTGAATTCTAA